Genomic DNA from Bacteroidota bacterium:
ACTTCTTCAAAAAAGGAGCCTGGCGGCCACTGCCTTCCGGAGATGGCCAGCGCCTGAATGTTGGTGTACAAACCAATGGCCGCTTTTATCAAAATTACTCCATTGGGTACACCGAGCCCTGGTTCAAGGGTAAACCAACGCCTGTTGGGTTCTCTGTCTCATACTCTAAAATTGGTCAGAATCCGTTTTCAACGCTTTCGCTTGGCGATCTTTCTACTGCCAGTGGCCGCGTCTTTTATGAAAAACGCCTCAAATGGCCCGATGACAAGTTTAGTTACCTGAGCGGGGTACAGTACCAGTACACAGACAACAATGGGTTGTATTCTCAGCAGGTACTTCCGCTTGGTGTGAGCCAGGAAGTCACATTGCAGCAGGTGTTGTCGAGAAACTCTACGGACAATCCGCTTTTCCCATCTGCCGGCTCGACATTTAAGCTTTCGCTAGAGGTTGCGCCGCCAGTAGGTAACTTCATCCAGTATCACAAATGGCGCTTGACCAACAACTGGCATGTGCCAATTCTGCCAAAGCTCTCTCTGAGCATTGGGGCTGATTTTGGCTACCTGGGTTCGTTGAATGGGGATGATATTTTCTTCCGCCGTTTTGTGGTGGGTGGTTCGCCATTTGACACACAGGGGACATTCAATCGCTTCTTCTTTGCCACCGATATTGTGTATCTCCGTGGTTATCCTGCCGGCGCACTTGGGCCGCGTAGTTCAACCGGAGAGCCACGTGGTGGGCGAATCCTGAACAAGTATACTTCCGAGCTGCGCTGGATGGCTATTGCCTCCGAGCAGTTGCAAGCGGCTCCGTATCTGTTTATGGATGCTGCTAATTCGTGGGAAGACTTTAATGCATACAATCCTGCCGGCCTGTTCCGTTCTGCCGGTTTTGGTATGCGGTTCTTCCTGCCAATTCTCGGCATGCTCGAAATTGCCTACGGCAAAAACTTCGACGAATTTGAACCAACATCGCTCTCCCGGAGTGATCACAACGGTTCCAAGCGCTGGCTATTCCAGTTCACCATTGGCCAGGGCTTTAATCAGTAGGGCGCAACCATACTGACCGTATAATACATTTGAAAAAAGCAGTGAAAAGACGACCATCTTTTAAGGCTCCCTCTTATAAGGCACAGCTTGCCATGGCAAGCCTGTTTCTCCTGACGCTTGGCGTATTTGCAACATCAGCAAACGCCCAACAGAAAATTGGGTATGTAGATTCTGACTACATCCTCGAGCAAGTGCCTGAATTTGCAACCATCCAGCAGAACATCGATCGCCAGGCGAAAGAATGGGAAGCTGAACTGGAAGAAGCACAGCAGACCGTAGATGATATGTTCAGAGAATATCAGGCTCGCGAACTGCTTTACACCAAAGAAGAACGCCAGCGCAAACAAGAAGAAATTGTGCGCGCTGAAGAAGAAGCTGAACGGCTTCGCATGCGCTACTTTGGTCCAGAAGGCGAACTGTTTGTCCAGCAGGACAACCTGATGCGGCCTTTGCAAGAGAAATTGATGAAAGCAATCGAAGTAGTTGCAGCTACCGATGCTTACGATTACATTTTCGACAAGAGCGGAGACTTTCTGTTTTTGTTTGCGCGCGAACAATACGATGTCAGCGACCGTGTTCTGGAAGAACTAGGTATTGAGATCGACGAGCGCAGAAGTCGATAAGATGTACGGTGCCATCCGGTGCCAGCACATCTCCCCACGGATTTTGACCCGCTATTTTATAACAAACAAGTACAGTAAAAATGCATAAACGTTTTCTTTCAGTAGTCGCCATGCTCGTGCTGGGACTTTCCGTTTTGCCGGGCGCGGTACAGGCTCAGAAACTGAAAGTAGGATTTACTGACCATGAAGTGCTGATCGCGGCTATGCCGGATTATGCCGAAATTCAGGTTGATTTGCAGCAGCAATTTACAGCTGCGCAGGAAGCGCTGCAGTCGCTTGCTGCAGATTTCCAGGCAGAAGTTGAGAAATATCAGAAACAGCAGTCTTTGCTCTCAGCTGAGAGCCGTGCATCCCGCGAACAGGAATTGGGCAGGCGTCAGCAAGAGCTGCAGGAAGCAGCTGGCCGCAAAGACCAGGAGCTTGCTTCGCTTGAAGCAGAGATGATGCAGCCTATTTTTGACCGCGTGCAAGCAGCCATCGACACGGTTGCTAAGTCCAAGCAGCTTGACCTTGTGATTCGTCACCGGGTTGGTGCACAGCCAGTGATCCTTTATGTCAACGACGAAAGTGTTACTGACATTACGATCGAAGTTGCCAAAGCACTTGGTATCGATGTTGACGGAGAAGCAGCAGCTGCAGCTGCAAACTAACTGTTCATCTTACGTCTTTATAAGGGGTATTTGCAGTACGCAAATACCCCTTATTTATTTCCGGGATCTCCAAATCCTTGCGCACTATATTGGGATGGTTATCCAAGTAAAAAGGAAAAAATGAGTACTGAGACCATAAAAGCCACACTTGCCAATGCAAAGCGTGTGACTACCCAGACATTGCAGGAGATGAAGGCCGTTGGCACCCCCGTTTCCATGTTAACAGCCTACGACTACACAAGCGCCCGCATTCTGGACCAGGCCGGCGTGGATATTTTGCTTGTCGGGGACTCTGCATCAAACGTGATGGCCGGACACGAGACTACGCTGCCGATCACGCTTGACCAAATGATCTACCACACCCAGTGTGTTGTCCGTGGCGTTCAACGCGTGCTTGTTGTGGCTGATTTACCTTTTGGATCGTATCAGGGGAACGCCAAAAAAGCGCTCTTCTCTGCCATTCGCATGATGAAAGAAGCCGGCGCGCACGCTTTGAAGCTGGAAGGGGGAGAGGCGGTGGCAAACATCATCGGGAAAATCATCGAATCGGGCATGCCTGTGATGGGGCATCTTGGTCTGACGCCGCAAAGCATTTACAAGTTTGGTACTTACAAAGCCC
This window encodes:
- a CDS encoding OmpH family outer membrane protein, with the translated sequence MHKRFLSVVAMLVLGLSVLPGAVQAQKLKVGFTDHEVLIAAMPDYAEIQVDLQQQFTAAQEALQSLAADFQAEVEKYQKQQSLLSAESRASREQELGRRQQELQEAAGRKDQELASLEAEMMQPIFDRVQAAIDTVAKSKQLDLVIRHRVGAQPVILYVNDESVTDITIEVAKALGIDVDGEAAAAAAN
- a CDS encoding OmpH family outer membrane protein, which produces MASLFLLTLGVFATSANAQQKIGYVDSDYILEQVPEFATIQQNIDRQAKEWEAELEEAQQTVDDMFREYQARELLYTKEERQRKQEEIVRAEEEAERLRMRYFGPEGELFVQQDNLMRPLQEKLMKAIEVVAATDAYDYIFDKSGDFLFLFAREQYDVSDRVLEELGIEIDERRSR
- the panB gene encoding 3-methyl-2-oxobutanoate hydroxymethyltransferase; translated protein: MSTETIKATLANAKRVTTQTLQEMKAVGTPVSMLTAYDYTSARILDQAGVDILLVGDSASNVMAGHETTLPITLDQMIYHTQCVVRGVQRVLVVADLPFGSYQGNAKKALFSAIRMMKEAGAHALKLEGGEAVANIIGKIIESGMPVMGHLGLTPQSIYKFGTYKARAREKEEAEQLKQDALLLESVGCFAIVLEKIPAELAKEVSDSLRIPTIGIGAGSGCDGQVLVTHDMLGLTKDFNPRFVRRYADLDGIITKAVQHYVDDVRSRSFPDASESY
- a CDS encoding BamA/TamA family outer membrane protein gives rise to the protein FFKKGAWRPLPSGDGQRLNVGVQTNGRFYQNYSIGYTEPWFKGKPTPVGFSVSYSKIGQNPFSTLSLGDLSTASGRVFYEKRLKWPDDKFSYLSGVQYQYTDNNGLYSQQVLPLGVSQEVTLQQVLSRNSTDNPLFPSAGSTFKLSLEVAPPVGNFIQYHKWRLTNNWHVPILPKLSLSIGADFGYLGSLNGDDIFFRRFVVGGSPFDTQGTFNRFFFATDIVYLRGYPAGALGPRSSTGEPRGGRILNKYTSELRWMAIASEQLQAAPYLFMDAANSWEDFNAYNPAGLFRSAGFGMRFFLPILGMLEIAYGKNFDEFEPTSLSRSDHNGSKRWLFQFTIGQGFNQ